The Cystobacter fuscus DSM 2262 region CTCATTCGGCTCATTCGTCAGACGCCGCGTCACGCCGTCCTGGTACGTGTGGATGTCGTACCCTTCGTCCGCGAACGCGACGAAGCCCGTCTCCGTCAGGCTCATCCCGAAGCGACCCGCGGCTTGCGCCACCCGCACCGTGCTCTGTGTGGAGAGCTGGCGCAGCATCAGGTTCACCTCCGGATAGGGCGTGCTCCAGAGGACATGGTCTCCCCTGATCTTCCACTCATGCACCCTGTCCGCGAAGGAGACGAGGACGCCCTGCTGATACGCGTACAGCCGCGGGTACACCGACTCGGTCGCGGTAACGGTGCCAAACACCACGCCCGTGGGGATGAGTTGGGCGCCGGAGACGGAGGTCCCCTGGGGGACGGGGAGCTGACTGTCCAGCCCCGAGGCACGGTCGCGCAGCACCAGTCCGGTCGCGCGATCGGTGGGGGCCCGCGCCGTGGTGTAGAGGATTCGGGTGGCGTCCACCTGCGCGATGAGTCCAGGGACTCGCGCCACCAGTTCCAGCGAGGGGTTGTCCGACACGAACACGCTGAAGGAGCGCGAGCGCTGCTGCCCCAGGGAGTCCTTCGCCTGGAGGGTCAGCTGGATGTTCTTGCCCACGAACGGGGACAGGTCCACGGTCGTGTCGATCGTTTCGCCACCGGTCACGAGGATGGTACCCGGCATCTGCTCATGGCCGACCGACAGCGTGCACGCTCCCTCCTGATCACGGCACGTGGCGCGGATTCGCGGGAAGGCGGAGAGCACGGTGGACCAGCCCGTGGGCTCGAGTACCTCCAACTCGGGGGGATGATCGATCACGAAGGTCGATGGGGTGACGAGGGTGTTCCCACGGCTGTCGGTGACTTCCACCTCCAGCGGTGGGTGACCCTGGCTGAGCGAGCGCAGGTCCAGCGTGCCGGTGAAGACCCCCTTGTCAAAGTCAAACGTGAGCGGGGTCTGCCTGTCCGTTCCGGGGATGCGCGCGAGCACGCGGACCACCTCATGGGTCGAGGAGATCCTCGCTCTGACGGGGAGGCCGTACGCGGCGGGTTGCCCCTGGCACTGCGCGCGGCCCCTCTCGACGACGCATCGTGGCGTTTCGAGCACGGTGTGGATGAGGTCCGTGGCCGGTGGTGAGTTGGTCAGGGTCAAGGTGCCCGAAT contains the following coding sequences:
- a CDS encoding Ig-like domain-containing protein codes for the protein MRLESLPSLHRPSGLYLLLAAVLWLACLPGGGTPPTVTSVRVVAEPTRIAPDGTARLVAVVDGTGSFDPGVSWTLERGLGELSSLEGSEVTYKAPPAVGEPEVVIRATSRVDPTQSATVALTVSAGTVSRVMISATPTTLAPEKSMLLVAFVAGQELEERRVTWRLLEGPGRLSQSLDGSATYLVEATATGVAVVEATSRADPSHSGTLTLTNSPPATDLIHTVLETPRCVVERGRAQCQGQPAAYGLPVRARISSTHEVVRVLARIPGTDRQTPLTFDFDKGVFTGTLDLRSLSQGHPPLEVEVTDSRGNTLVTPSTFVIDHPPELEVLEPTGWSTVLSAFPRIRATCRDQEGACTLSVGHEQMPGTILVTGGETIDTTVDLSPFVGKNIQLTLQAKDSLGQQRSRSFSVFVSDNPSLELVARVPGLIAQVDATRILYTTARAPTDRATGLVLRDRASGLDSQLPVPQGTSVSGAQLIPTGVVFGTVTATESVYPRLYAYQQGVLVSFADRVHEWKIRGDHVLWSTPYPEVNLMLRQLSTQSTVRVAQAAGRFGMSLTETGFVAFADEGYDIHTYQDGVTRRLTNEPNEVVLNSSPLTDGTLVVYRKYRPNKTQWLALHAGDQELSLTQPYATSGPEFDFALHAGWVAYTNLGNTGQAQVWLRNPGGDTRQVSDFGTSSNIEALVLGPEGQLAIQNNFHLWVSRAEGPPRDAGVVRGHPMWLDGAWHVIWEDCLFRVR